The sequence below is a genomic window from Henriciella marina DSM 19595.
ACAGATGCCCAGCTGGTTGCTTTCTCCACCTCATCCTCAAGTGCGACCCTGCCGGTCACGTTGAGTGTCGCCGAGAAGAACCTCGGTGTCGGTAAACCTGTTGCCTCATCGGTGCTGCCGCTAGGGTCGACGATCAATATGGACGGGACCGCGCTCTACCAAGGCCTGATCGCGCTCTTTGCTGCGCAGGCGCTCGGGATCGATGTGTCCATCGGCATGTACTTTACCGTGGCGGTGATGGCGACGCTGGTCTCGATCGGCACGGCTGGCATTCCATCGGTCAGCCTTTTCCTTGCAACGACGACGCTTGGCGTTGTCGGGGCGACGCCGGACCAGATGTTTGTCATTCTCGCGCCGCTCTTTGCCTTCGACCGCCTGCTCGACATGATGCGGACAGTGACCAACATTACAGGCGACCTCGCGGTGGCGACCCTCGTCGCGAAGTGGGAAGGCGAGCTCGATGAGGAGGTCTTCCGCGCCGAAGACAATACGACGGCTGAAATCGATCAGACGATGCTGAACTAGCGAGCTGACGTCTCGCCCTGGCACCCTGCAAGGACGCGCCGGACCACATCTCCGATCAGCCTTGCATCCGTCTCGCGGGCGCCGCCGGCGCGCCATGCGATGCCGATCTGTCGGCCGATGACCGGTGTCTCGAACGGTCTGATCGTGACGTCTGCACCAGCCGCGACCCCGGCCTCAGAGGCGATGCGCGGCAGCAATGAGACGCCGAGACCACCTGCCACCATCTGCACAAGCGTGGCGAGCGAGGTTGCCCCGATATCAGACCCCTGCCGTGACGGGTTGAGGGCGCAGAGGGAGACGGCATGGTCACGCAGGCAATGGCCATCTTCCAGCAGGAGAAGGTCTTCTCCGGCAAGGTCTTCCGGGCGCAGCGGCTCACGCGTCGAGAGTCTGTGATCCTTCGGCCCGATAAACAGAAACTCGTCCTCGCCCAGCGTCTCGGTCTCAATGCCGGGGGTCGGCCAGGGCAGGGCGATGAGCGCAACATCGAGCTGACGTTTGCGGAGCCCGTCGAGCAATCGGTCTGTCTGGTCCTCGCGCAGGTATAGTTTCAATTCGGGGTGGTCTTCGCGCAGGGCAGAGAGCGTGCGCGGCAAGAGATAAGGTGCCAGCGTCGGGATCGCGCCGAGATGAAGCGCGCCAGAGAGCGGCGCGCCTGCCTGCTGGGCGGCGGTGACAAGATCGGCCGCGCTGGAAATGATGCTCCGGGCGCGCTCGACGGCGTCTTCGCCCGCTTGTGTCAGGCTGGCGCCCCGGGCCTCTCGCTCGACCAGCTGCACGCCCAGCAGTGTCTCGATTTCCTTGATGGCGGACGATAGCGTCGGCTGCGTCACATTGCAGACATCTGCCGCGCGCGAAAAAGAGCGCTCATCTGCCAGGGCGCAGAGAAACTGGAGCTGTCGGAGGGTGGGCAATTGCATCTTCGCACCGAAATAAAGGAAAAGAAGCCGGTTGTGTGAGGTTCAATATAAGCGTGCAGCTTATCTCAATATTCAATGACAGGCGCGCCGATTTATCGACCTGCCACGCTGTATCTTTGGCGATTATTAGCGAAAAATAGTTTTCGCCGGGGTCGCTTGGCCGTTCTAAGTGTTCTGATTACATTGTCCACGCTCACTTTGATCCGGCAGGCTCACCATGGAATTAGGCGCACCTGGACTTCAGACCGCTATCCTGCGGCTCGAACCGCTGGATGAACAACACCGCGAATTTATCCGCACGAGCGGCGCTGCAGACCATATGTGGACCTCAATGCCGCTGATCGCAACGGGCACCAACCTTGACGCCTATTTTGACCATACGATCAGGATGGCAAAGCTCGGCACCGGTCAGGCCATGGCTGCGATCCGCCTCAGCGATGAGCGCATGGTGGGGCTTGCGGCCTTCCTCAATCCGAACCGGATGAACCGGCGCACGCGCATTGGCTATACCTGGATCGAGCCGTCCTTGCGGGGCAGCGAAATCGCTCAGCATATCCATTACCTGATGCTGAAACGGGCGTATCAATGGCGGGCGCGGCGGGTCGCCTGGTGGCTCTCGCAGAAGAATGAACGGGCCATCGCCTCGATCGAGAAGCTCGGCGCCGTGCGTGACGGCGTCCTTCGCCAGCATACCCGTTTCGCAGATGGAAGCTGGGCCGATCTGGTCGTTCTCTCGCTTGTCGGCGACGAGATCCGCGACGCCATGGCGGCCCTTGGCGAACAGATCGAGGCGCGCGCAGCCGACACCAATACTTGATTTCCACAGCCGGGCGTGGTTTAGCGCCAGTTGAAATTCCAGCGCACAACATGAAGCGCACTTTTCCGGGACCGCATCCTCTCCAAGGATCAGAGCCCGGCGAAGACCCCGCCCGGCGATGTTTCGCTCAGCGGGGGCCTCATGCTTTGCGCGACATGTGATGAGCGCTTACCTGTATATCCATCAGGCAAGCAGGGAGTAACGCGATGTTTGACGCGCTAACAGACCGCCTTGGCGGCATATTCGACGGACTGACCGGGCGCGGTGCCCTGTCTGAAAAGGACGTCACGTCTGCGCTGCGCGAGATCCGCGTGGCGCTGCTCGAGGCCGACGTCGCCCTGCCGGTCGTCAAGGATTTCATCTCCAGCATCCGCGAACGCGCCGTTGGCGAAGATGTCATCCGTTCGGTCAAACCCGGTCAGCAAGTCGTCAAGATCGTCCATGACGGCCTGATCGAAATGCTCGGCGGCAGCGAAGCCGACACCAGCCTTCGCGTCGACAACCCGCCATCTGTCATCATGATGGCCGGTCTTCAGGGCTCTGGTAAGACGACCACGACGGCGAAGATCGCCAAGCGCCTGGCTGAGCGCGACAAGAAGAAGGTCCTCCTCGCTTCGCTGGACGTTCGCCGTCCGGCCGCGATGGAGCAGCTGGCCATTCTCGCAACGCAGATTGGCGGCTCCGTCACCTCGCTGCCGATTGTTGCCGGACAGTCGCCCGCAGAGATCACGCGCCGCGCGCTTCAGGCGGCGAAACTTGGCGGCCATGATGTCGTCTTCCTCGATACCGCTGGCCGCACCTCCATCGATGAGCAGATGATGGCCGAGGCGGCAGAGATCGCCAAGATCGCCAGCCCGAAGGAAACCCTCCTCGTCGCTGACGCGCTGACCGGTCAGGATGCGGTGGAAACCGCCCGCCGCTTCCATGAGCGCCTGCCGCTGACCGGCCTCGTGCTGACCCGTATGGACGGTGATGGCCGCGGCGGCGCTGCGCTCTCCATGCGCGCGGTCACTGGCCTTCCGATCAAATTCCTCGGCACGGGCGAAAAGCTCGATGGCCTTGATGCCTTCGATGCCAAGCGCGTGGCGGGACGTATCCTCGGTCAGGGGGATATCGTCTCCCTGGTGGAGCGCGCCGGCGACCAGCTCGATGCCGACAAGGCCGAGCGCATGGCCAAGAAGATGCGCAAGGGGGAGTTCGACCTTAACGACCTCGCTGAGCAATTGAAACAGATGCAGAAAATGGGCGGCCTTGGCGGCATTATGGGCATGTTGCCCGGCGCCAAGAAAGCCAAACAGGCCCTCGCGGCCGCGAATATGGATGACAATGTCATCAAGCGTCAGGAGGCGATCATCTCCTCCATGACGAAGAAGGAACGCACCAAGCCAGCCCTTCTCAATGCTTCGCGCCGCAAGCGGATTGCCGCCGGTGCCGGCGTTGACGTATCGGACGTCAACAAGGTGCTGAAGATGCACCGCCAGATGGCCGACATGATGAAGAAAATGTCGAAGGGCGGCATGAAAGGCATGATGGGCGCGCTCGGCGGCGCCGGTGTCTCGCCGTCAGATCTCGCGAAGATGGGTAAGTCCGGCATGGGCGGCGGCATGCCGGGCGGGCTTCCAGGCCTTGGCGGCGGCGGGCTGCCACCGGGCCTCGGCGGAGGCAAGAAGAAGTGACCGCCCCGCTCGACGATCTTGAACGCCTACGCGCCAGTATCGACAATATGGATGCGATCCTGCTGCACACGCTGGCAGAGCGCTTCAAGCTGACCCAGCAGGTGGGCCATCTGAAGGCAGAGAACGACATGCCGCCTGCCGACAAGGCGCGCGAGGCGCGTCAGATCGAGCGGCTCCAGAGCCTTGCCGCCGAAAGCGGTCTCGACCCGGCCTTTGCCGAAAAATTCCTCAATTTCATCGTGGCCGAAGTCATTCGCCACCACGAGAAAATCCGGGGAGGTCAGGAATGACCCTCTCCAGACGAACACGCCACAACCTTGCCGAATACAAGCAAGGCGAAGGCGCAGCGGCCGCTGGCTCCAGCCAGCGATCAGCCGCGAGCACTATCCAGAAGACGCCATAAGATACTTAAGGAGATACACCATGGCTCTCAAAATTCGCCTCTCACGAGGTGGTTCGAAAAAGCGCCCATTCTACCGGGTCGTTGTTGCTGACAGCCGCGCCCCGCGCGACGGCCGTTACATCGAAAAGATCGGCACCTACAATCCGCGTCTGGCGAAAGACAGCGAAGAGCGCGTGCAGATCGATGCCGAAAAAGCTGCCGAATGGGTCAAGAAAGGCGCCAAGCCAACCGACCGCGTCGCCCGCTTCCTGAGCAATCTCGAAGTCGAAGGCACGAAGGTCTATGACTGGCAGCCAAGCAACAACCCGAACAAGGGTGAGCCAGGCACGAAGGCCAAGGAGCGCATTGAAGAGCGCGCCGAGAAGGAAGTTGCGCGCAAGGAAGCCGAGGAAGAGGCCAAGAAGGCCGCCGAGGAAGCCAAGAACGCTCCAGCTGAAGAAGAAGCACCTGCCGAAGCAGAAGCTGAAGCCGAAGAAGCTCCGGCTGAAGAAGCTGCAGAAGAAGAAAAGACCAGCTAGGTCTGGTTCAATTCGAGATATTCAGGCCGGGCAGAAATGCCCGGCCTTTTTTTGTGCCTGAATCCCCCTCTCCCTCGGGAGAGGGGCTAGTGGTGAGGGGGCGCTACGGTTTTTTCGTGTGGTGAAGAGCCAGCGATGCCCACCGGACATCACTGAAAACTTAAGGCAGGCTGATGGCTCAGCTCCCCCTCATCCCCGGCCCTTCTCCCGGGGGGAGAAGGGGGAAGAGAGAGACTGGCTTATTCGCCTTGGGCTCGGACTTCGGCGTCGGCTTCAAGCGTCAGGGTTTCGCCGTCTGGGGTCTCGAAGGTGAAGGAGATGTTTGCCTGCTCGCCAGCCGAGAGATCTTCAACCAGCTCAAAGAACATCAGGTGATTGGCGCCGCGCTCGAGGACGAGTGTGTCGCCATCGGCGATGTCGAAGCTCTCGACGGGGCGCATCTGCATGGTGCCATCGGTCATCGACATGGTGTGCATCTCAACCGTGCCGGCAATGTCTGATATCGCGCCCGTCAGGGTGACATCGCCGCCCTCAACGGAAATCTCGATGCCGCCCATCGTGACATCGCGGCCTGCGATTGGCGCCATGATGAAGGCGTTCTCATAGGAGAGAACCGGGCCATCGGTTTCGGTCGACGAAGAGCCGCACGCGCCAAGCATCAGGGCGGGCGCGAGAAGAAGGGCAGAGAGGCGTTTCATTCTTGAAATCCTTTGGAGATGAGTGGGTGGCTGGCGGACTATGGACGCCAGAAGCCGACAATGCGCCGAACCTCTTCCATCACAGGCTCAGCAATTGCGTTGGCCCGTTCGGCGCCGCTGCGAAGGGCCGCGTCGATTTCGTCTGGATTGTCCATCAGCTCCCGCATCCGCGAAGTAATCGGGGCCAGATGATCAACGGCAAGATCGGCGAGGGCAGGTTTGAACGTGCCGAAGCCCTTGCCGCCATACTCAGCCAGCACCTGTTCGTCGGTCATATCTGCGAGCGCGCCATAGATGCCAACGAGGTTTGCAACTTCGGGCCGGCCTTCAAGGCCGTCCACATCGGTTGGCACGTCGCCAAGCGTGTCTGTCTTCGACTTCTTGATCTTGCGCGAGATCGTGTCGGCGTCGTCGATGAGGTTGATGCGCGAATTCTCGGCAGGGTCCGATTTCGACATCTTCTTGGTGCCGTCCTTCAGGCTCATGATGCGCGCGCCAGGACCTTCAGTCAGGGCTTCGGGCAGCGGGAAGAAGTCTGGCGCGCCGTATTCGCGGTTGAAGCGATCAGCAATGTCACGGGAGAGCTCCAGGTGCTGGCGCTGGTCTTCTCCAACCGGCACGTGGGTCGCCTTGTAGGCCAGGATGTCGGCGGCCTGCAGGACAGGATAGTTGAACAGACCGACCGAAGAGCGCTCTGCGTCCTTGCCTGATTTCTCCTTGAACTGGATCATTTTCTCCAGCCAGCCCATGCGGGCGACGCTGTCGAAGATCCAGGTAAGTTCTGTGTGCGCACGCACCGATGATTGCGCGAACAGAACCGACTTTGCCGGGTCGACACCGCTCGCCATCATCGCCGCAGCAATCTGGCGGGTCTGGTTTGCAAGCTGCGACTGGTCGAAGGGCATGGTGATCGCATGCAGGTCGACGACGCAGAAAACGCAGTCCCAGCCGTCATTCTGAAGCGTGGTGAATTTCTTGAGGGCACCGAGGTAATTCCCAAGGTGGAGATTACCGGTGGGCTGGATGCCGGAAAAGACCCGCTTGGGACCGGCATAGCTGGATGTTTCTTGCTCGCTCATGGCGCCGCCAATAGCCCAAGGTATCAGCTGCGCCTAGCCCCCTTGATGTCACTGAGGCGAATAGCGCCAAAGAGGAGCGCAAAGACCAGATAGGCGAGCGCGCCAGCCATGGCGATCAGGATGGCGCCTAAAAATTTGGAATCGAGGGCAAAGTCGGAGATCACGTCGCTGATGCTGGCGAGATACCAGAGAAGCGCGCCGAGCGCGGCGGATGCAACCAGTACAGAGACAAGTCTTTTCAGAAGCTCTGGCCCTGGCCGGTACCAGCCGCGACGCTGCAGGACGAAGAAGAGAAGCCCCGCATTGACCCAGGCGGCCGTGCTGGTTGCGATTGCAAGTCCGGGAAACCCGAAGAGGCCCTGCGACTTCAGGTAAAAGAATAGACCTGCGCCAAGCACCGTGTTCACCGCGACAGAGATCAGCGAGAAATTCATCGGCGTTCTGGTGTCCTCGCGCGCAAAGAAGCCGGGCGCGAGCACTTTGATGAGCACGAAGGCGGGCACACCCCAGCCAAAGTGCACGAGGGCGCGGGCGGTCAGGTCGGCGTCGTCACTGGTAAAATCGCCGCGGGTGAAGAAGCTGTCGACAAAGAGGAAAGGTGCGACCATCAGCGCCGCCGCTGCCGGGATCGTCAGGGCCATGGCGAGGCCGATGCCATTGTCCATGATGCCGCGGCTGTCTGTCTCGTCGCTGGCACGGGCCGCGCGGGCAAGACGTGGCAGAATGGCAAGACCGACGGCGACGCCAACAAGACCAAGAGGAAGCTGATAGAGACGGTCTGCCGAATAGAGCCAGGATTTTGCGCCTTCCTCAAAGCTAGCAAGCGCCTGGCTGACCACGATATTGATCTGCATGCCGGAGGCCGCGATCGTACCGGGTATAGCCAGCGCGGCGACGCGCTTCACACCGGGTGTGAGTTTTGGCATGCCGATGCGCAGGCGAACCTTCTGGCGCGAGACGCCATACCAGAGCAGTGCGACCTGAAGCGCGCCGGCAATGGACACAGCAACGCAGAGCGATTTTGCGACTTCATAATTGTCCGACCCGATGAAGGCTGCACCGAGAAGGCAGAGATTGAGCAGGGTCGGTGCGCCTGCTGTCAGGGCAAAACGGCCGGCTGAATTCAGGACGCCGGACAAGAGCGCCGCCAGCGCCATGAAGGCCAGATATGGCATCGTGATCTGCGTCAGCAGGATCGCCAGCGGGAAGTGGACAGGATCATTCCGGTAACCGCCATGCAGGAGGAGCATGATCCACGGCATTGCCAACTGTGCCACGACGACAAGGCCGACGGTGACGGCCAGCAGCCCGCGGAGGGTCTCTTCGGCAAGCTTGCGGGCCGCTTCCTCGCCCTCGGCCTCCATCGTGCGGGCATAGGCCGGGACGAAAGCCTGCGCGAAGGCCCCTTCGGCAAAGACGCGCCTGAAAAGGTTCGGGAACATCAGGGCGGTAAAGAAGGCGTCGGCCACCGGCCCCGCGCCAAGTTTTGCAAGGATAACGAGATCGCGGGCAAAGCCGAGAACGCGGCTGCCAAGCGTCCAGCCAGACTGGGTCAACGTGTTGCGAAGAACGCTCATAGTGTGTGCGCTAAGCCCGCCAGGTTAACAATCAGAAGCTGTCTGCGGCATTTGCCTGTTTCAGGCTGCGCGCGGGGGTGCGGGGGGCGTCCGGCTCCTCGCGCTGGAGGACCTCGAGCAGCTGTTCCTTGAGCGCGGCAAGTTTTTCCTCGGTATAGGAGTCCGGCAGCTGTACGTAGAAAGCGTCGAAAACGCGTTCGCCATAGCTGCCGACATGCGCCGAATGGATCGAGATATTCTCATCGGCCAGCAGGCTCGCGACATCATGCAACAGGCCCGGGCGGTCGCGCCCGGCGACGTCGATCACGGTATACCCATCCGAAAGGGTGTCATCGATCTTGACCTGCGGAATGACCTTGAAGGCTGCTTCCCGGCGATAGGTCTTGCGCGGAATGTTCGCGACGGGCTCATTATTGCCAAAGGCGCGGCGAACTTCGTCTTCCAGCCGTCTAAGCCGACCTTCATCGCCTGCAGCAAAAATACCGCCCTTGCCGTCCTGCAGGATGAAAACGTCGACGATAAAGCCGGATGGCGCGGTGAAAACCTGCGCGGAGACGACGTTTGCGCTCTGGGCGGCGATCGTCCCGGCAAGTCTTGAGAAAAGGCCGAGCCGGTCCTGTCCGGCGACGAGAAGCGAAACCCCGCCGCCATCCTCGCGCACATGTGCAGAGACAATGGGTGGATCGCCTGCACTGATCGTGCGGGCGTGCTGTTCGAGGGCTTCGAGATCAAATCCGGTCCAGTAGGCTGGATCCATGTCCGTCATCACACTCGGAATGGTGCCGACGCGTTCCGACAGTTCCTTCTGGTTGAGCGCGGCGCGGCCTTCCAGTTCGCGTGAGACGCTGACGGTGTCGGTACGCCCGCCGCGAAGCGCGGCCTCCGTGTTCTGGTAAAGATCTTCCAGGAGCTGGCCTTTCCAGGCATTCCAGATGCCGGGGCCGACCGCGCGAATGTCTGCGATGGTGAGGATATAGAGCAGGCGCAAGCGTTCGATCGAGCCGACCATGGAGGCAAAGCGTACAATTGTCTGCGGGTCTGCAATGTCCCGTTTCTGGGCGGTTTCACTCATCTCGAGATGGTGGCCGACGAGCCAGGCGATGAGGTCTGTCTCTGCATCGCTGAGGCCTAGGCGCTTGCCCGCCTGCGCGGAGGTTTTCATGCCCTCGATCTGCTGGTCGCCAAGACCCTTGCCGGTGTCGTGCAGCAGCATGGCAAGATAGAGAACATGCTTGTTGTCGATCTTCTGAAACAGGCGATGTGGCAGGTCGAACCCGTCGCCGGGCTCACGGTCCATCTGCGCCATATAATCGACGGCGCGGATCGTGTGCTCATCCACCGTGAAGTGGTGATACATGTTGAACTGGGTCTGGGCGACGATGCCACCAAATTCCGGCATGAACCGGCCGAGCACATCGGCTTCATTCATTCGGTGCAGCGCGAGGCCCGGGTCTTTTCCGTTCACGAGAAGCTCGATGAAGATCTTGCTCATCTCTTTCTTGGAGCGGTTCTTCGAGTTGATGAGGCGGGAATTGCGCGAGGCAATCGTCATCGCATCGGGATGAATGTCGTGGCCAACCTCATCGGCCAGGGCGAACAGGCGGATAAGGTTTTCTGGTTGCTTCTTCAGCACGTCTTCGCTGGTTACGTTGACGCGCTCCCCATCGAGAACGAAGCCTTCATGGTCGAGCGGTTTGGGGCTGCCCGACGGGATGAAGCGGCGCCAGCCTTCAGGCTTCTTGATCTGGTCGGCCTCGAGCTTGGCGGCGAGGATACGCGTCAGGCTGCCGACATCCTTTGCGACCAGGAAATAGTGCTTCATGAACCGCTCGACGCCGAGCTGGCCAGACCGGTCGCGGTATCCCATGCGGGAGGCGATCTCAGGCTGCAGGTCAAAGCTGATGCGTTCTTCGGCGCGGCCCGTGAGATAGTGGAGATGACAGCGCACCGTCCAGAAGAAGCGCGCGGCACGGATGAAGACGCTGTATTCGTGTTTTGTGAAGGGGCCTGACTTCATCACGTCTTCCAATGAGACGCCGTCATACATGTGCTTGGTGATCCAGTAGAGGGTCTGCAAATCGCGCATGCCCCCTTTGCCCTCTTTCACATTCGGCTCAACGACATAGCGGGTATTGCCCTGCTTGGCGTGGCGTCCGTCGCGTTCGGCGAGCTTGTCGGCAATGAATTGCGCGTCATGGCCTTCGACGGCTTCCTTGCGGAATTTCGCTTTGGTTTCGGCGGCAAGCTTCTCGTCGCCGAAAAGGAAGCGTGCGTCGAGAAGCGACGTCTTGATGGTGACGTCCTGCTTGGAGAGCCGGATACACTCATCAGGCGTGCGGAAGGCGTGGCCAACCTTAATGCCGACATCCCAGAGGGCGTAGAGCATGTATTCGATCACGCTCTCGGCATGGGCGGAGGCCTTGTATGGCCGGATGAAGAGGAGATCGACATCGCTGGAGGGCGCCAGCACGTTGCGGCCGTAACCGCCGGTCGCAAACACGGCGAGGCGCTCCCCCTCCGTGGGGTTGCGGGCGCGGTGGACGTGCACGGTGATATAGTCATAGAGCGCGTGCAGCGTCTCATCCATCACCGCAGAGAGGAGGCGTGCCGTATCCAGACCACCAGCGCCCTGTTGCAGGCGCTCCTGCGCGATCATCCGTCCACGGAAGAGGCTCGCATGGAGGTGATCGAGCACACGTTTGCGCGCTTTTGCCTCATCCGACATGTTGTCGAGAAAGGCCGAGGTGAGTTTTACTCGCAGCGCGCGGCCATCAATGATGTTGGATATGTTCCACTTGCTGGGCCAGCGCCGGGTCGGCAGCTTGCGGTGGACAAGGGAGTCGCTTTGTTCGCTCATGGGGTCCTATCTAGCGCAGATGCGCCGC
It includes:
- the trpS gene encoding tryptophan--tRNA ligase; this translates as MSEQETSSYAGPKRVFSGIQPTGNLHLGNYLGALKKFTTLQNDGWDCVFCVVDLHAITMPFDQSQLANQTRQIAAAMMASGVDPAKSVLFAQSSVRAHTELTWIFDSVARMGWLEKMIQFKEKSGKDAERSSVGLFNYPVLQAADILAYKATHVPVGEDQRQHLELSRDIADRFNREYGAPDFFPLPEALTEGPGARIMSLKDGTKKMSKSDPAENSRINLIDDADTISRKIKKSKTDTLGDVPTDVDGLEGRPEVANLVGIYGALADMTDEQVLAEYGGKGFGTFKPALADLAVDHLAPITSRMRELMDNPDEIDAALRSGAERANAIAEPVMEEVRRIVGFWRP
- a CDS encoding GNAT family N-acetyltransferase; protein product: MELGAPGLQTAILRLEPLDEQHREFIRTSGAADHMWTSMPLIATGTNLDAYFDHTIRMAKLGTGQAMAAIRLSDERMVGLAAFLNPNRMNRRTRIGYTWIEPSLRGSEIAQHIHYLMLKRAYQWRARRVAWWLSQKNERAIASIEKLGAVRDGVLRQHTRFADGSWADLVVLSLVGDEIRDAMAALGEQIEARAADTNT
- a CDS encoding hydrogen peroxide-inducible genes activator, whose protein sequence is MQLPTLRQLQFLCALADERSFSRAADVCNVTQPTLSSAIKEIETLLGVQLVEREARGASLTQAGEDAVERARSIISSAADLVTAAQQAGAPLSGALHLGAIPTLAPYLLPRTLSALREDHPELKLYLREDQTDRLLDGLRKRQLDVALIALPWPTPGIETETLGEDEFLFIGPKDHRLSTREPLRPEDLAGEDLLLLEDGHCLRDHAVSLCALNPSRQGSDIGATSLATLVQMVAGGLGVSLLPRIASEAGVAAGADVTIRPFETPVIGRQIGIAWRAGGARETDARLIGDVVRRVLAGCQGETSAR
- the ffh gene encoding signal recognition particle protein translates to MFDALTDRLGGIFDGLTGRGALSEKDVTSALREIRVALLEADVALPVVKDFISSIRERAVGEDVIRSVKPGQQVVKIVHDGLIEMLGGSEADTSLRVDNPPSVIMMAGLQGSGKTTTTAKIAKRLAERDKKKVLLASLDVRRPAAMEQLAILATQIGGSVTSLPIVAGQSPAEITRRALQAAKLGGHDVVFLDTAGRTSIDEQMMAEAAEIAKIASPKETLLVADALTGQDAVETARRFHERLPLTGLVLTRMDGDGRGGAALSMRAVTGLPIKFLGTGEKLDGLDAFDAKRVAGRILGQGDIVSLVERAGDQLDADKAERMAKKMRKGEFDLNDLAEQLKQMQKMGGLGGIMGMLPGAKKAKQALAAANMDDNVIKRQEAIISSMTKKERTKPALLNASRRKRIAAGAGVDVSDVNKVLKMHRQMADMMKKMSKGGMKGMMGALGGAGVSPSDLAKMGKSGMGGGMPGGLPGLGGGGLPPGLGGGKKK
- a CDS encoding chorismate mutase, which translates into the protein MTAPLDDLERLRASIDNMDAILLHTLAERFKLTQQVGHLKAENDMPPADKAREARQIERLQSLAAESGLDPAFAEKFLNFIVAEVIRHHEKIRGGQE
- the rpsP gene encoding 30S ribosomal protein S16; translated protein: MALKIRLSRGGSKKRPFYRVVVADSRAPRDGRYIEKIGTYNPRLAKDSEERVQIDAEKAAEWVKKGAKPTDRVARFLSNLEVEGTKVYDWQPSNNPNKGEPGTKAKERIEERAEKEVARKEAEEEAKKAAEEAKNAPAEEEAPAEAEAEAEEAPAEEAAEEEKTS
- the murJ gene encoding murein biosynthesis integral membrane protein MurJ, yielding MSVLRNTLTQSGWTLGSRVLGFARDLVILAKLGAGPVADAFFTALMFPNLFRRVFAEGAFAQAFVPAYARTMEAEGEEAARKLAEETLRGLLAVTVGLVVVAQLAMPWIMLLLHGGYRNDPVHFPLAILLTQITMPYLAFMALAALLSGVLNSAGRFALTAGAPTLLNLCLLGAAFIGSDNYEVAKSLCVAVSIAGALQVALLWYGVSRQKVRLRIGMPKLTPGVKRVAALAIPGTIAASGMQINIVVSQALASFEEGAKSWLYSADRLYQLPLGLVGVAVGLAILPRLARAARASDETDSRGIMDNGIGLAMALTIPAAAALMVAPFLFVDSFFTRGDFTSDDADLTARALVHFGWGVPAFVLIKVLAPGFFAREDTRTPMNFSLISVAVNTVLGAGLFFYLKSQGLFGFPGLAIATSTAAWVNAGLLFFVLQRRGWYRPGPELLKRLVSVLVASAALGALLWYLASISDVISDFALDSKFLGAILIAMAGALAYLVFALLFGAIRLSDIKGARRS
- a CDS encoding [protein-PII] uridylyltransferase, with translation MSEQSDSLVHRKLPTRRWPSKWNISNIIDGRALRVKLTSAFLDNMSDEAKARKRVLDHLHASLFRGRMIAQERLQQGAGGLDTARLLSAVMDETLHALYDYITVHVHRARNPTEGERLAVFATGGYGRNVLAPSSDVDLLFIRPYKASAHAESVIEYMLYALWDVGIKVGHAFRTPDECIRLSKQDVTIKTSLLDARFLFGDEKLAAETKAKFRKEAVEGHDAQFIADKLAERDGRHAKQGNTRYVVEPNVKEGKGGMRDLQTLYWITKHMYDGVSLEDVMKSGPFTKHEYSVFIRAARFFWTVRCHLHYLTGRAEERISFDLQPEIASRMGYRDRSGQLGVERFMKHYFLVAKDVGSLTRILAAKLEADQIKKPEGWRRFIPSGSPKPLDHEGFVLDGERVNVTSEDVLKKQPENLIRLFALADEVGHDIHPDAMTIASRNSRLINSKNRSKKEMSKIFIELLVNGKDPGLALHRMNEADVLGRFMPEFGGIVAQTQFNMYHHFTVDEHTIRAVDYMAQMDREPGDGFDLPHRLFQKIDNKHVLYLAMLLHDTGKGLGDQQIEGMKTSAQAGKRLGLSDAETDLIAWLVGHHLEMSETAQKRDIADPQTIVRFASMVGSIERLRLLYILTIADIRAVGPGIWNAWKGQLLEDLYQNTEAALRGGRTDTVSVSRELEGRAALNQKELSERVGTIPSVMTDMDPAYWTGFDLEALEQHARTISAGDPPIVSAHVREDGGGVSLLVAGQDRLGLFSRLAGTIAAQSANVVSAQVFTAPSGFIVDVFILQDGKGGIFAAGDEGRLRRLEDEVRRAFGNNEPVANIPRKTYRREAAFKVIPQVKIDDTLSDGYTVIDVAGRDRPGLLHDVASLLADENISIHSAHVGSYGERVFDAFYVQLPDSYTEEKLAALKEQLLEVLQREEPDAPRTPARSLKQANAADSF
- a CDS encoding copper chaperone PCu(A)C → MKRLSALLLAPALMLGACGSSSTETDGPVLSYENAFIMAPIAGRDVTMGGIEISVEGGDVTLTGAISDIAGTVEMHTMSMTDGTMQMRPVESFDIADGDTLVLERGANHLMFFELVEDLSAGEQANISFTFETPDGETLTLEADAEVRAQGE